The window TCATCTCATccttgaacaaaaatattgttcaatgcatgtttaaaaaaattaattaaaatgtcatgTGCCATTTTATACCTTCCCTTTTAATTCTAAACcacacaatatttttttatagccTTTCTTCATCCATACATCcaaatgtgtgtgtatatatataacaataatgtaCACATTCTCAAATGAATGAATCAATCAAtacaatctctctctctctctctttctccctatattttctctctctctctctcaattctatatataatttagttttgaaattatggGAAGGAAGCAAGTAATAGAGATACTGTTGTTTGTAGTAATGTTGCTGAACTGTGTTCTCTTAGTACACAATCTTGTAATAACCCTTTCTCCTAactccatttttattttatttgatttcttactaccaataattatatatttaggggtttttctttctttttttgtacatatatatatatatatatatatatatatatatatatgaatccTGTTGGTTTGGTTCATTGTGTTTTATAGGCCATTAGTGAGGCTCCAACACCACAGCCACAGACTAGTTCCAATTATTCCAATCCCATGGTATTTTTCTACATTGTAATATATGGTGAATCCATCCATTGATTGTCTTTTGTATATACAAAAAGTTGGAAATTAGTGTATGTAACTtccttttcccatttttttccaaatttcagCATGGAGTTACTGAAGGCAGCCTTCAACCTCAaggtaaaaactaaaaactaataatgaaaGGATTTTTCATGTggtcaattattttaaactaagcATTTATGCAGAATGTGGGGCTAGATGCACAGGGAGATGTTCAAAGACAGCATTCAAGAAGCCATGCATGTTCTTTTGTCAAAAGTGCTGTGCCAAATGCTTGTGTGTTCCTTATGGGACTTATGGCAACAAACAAACTTGTCCTTGCTACAATCAATGGAAGACTAAGAGAGGAGGCCCCAAATGCCCTTAATTACTTTCATTTCCCAACtccctacaaaaaaaaaaaccatcatTAAGTTACTTTCTAATCTCATTTTCTGAACGTCCCTATTTTTTCGTTATACTTCTAAAAAGTGATGGTTTTGACCTTTCATGGAGGGTGACttcttaaaagtatatattatatggaAGGGTTATTGTTGTTGTCTACACCTTCATCATATATGATACCGAACTCAACTAACACTAATTCTAGTAAAAATAGGATAGATTGATTCCACCATTTTGCGTGTAAGGAATTTGAgagaattaaattgaatataatgaGAGCATAAAACCTTAAATAGGATATGTTAATTGTTCAGAAGTTCTATTTTTAGAAGTTAGAATAATCCACTCCAATTGTTGTTTATGTGATTATGGAGAAAGCAAGATTAATTGTCCAACATGCAAGCGTTTGGCcaatttgttttaagaaagaaaaacaaatcaaacaccAGCTATTAATCAAAACTCAAatcctaattaaattaaattgttcaaTTTATAAGAAGCAATATTctttacaaaacaaacaattattgCGTTATGATTAGAGGAAATTGTCAAGACGATTAACAAGTAGAAGGCTAACTTAATTAATGCGTGAAAATCTAAGCATGTGGCATTAAAGGTTTGGTTAAATCCTAAGCAATAAGCATGCATCAATAAATTGTGCTTGAGACAACTTACCAACTCTCATCAAATTGCACTTAAGCAAGCATCGATACTTAATGTAATCTACCAGTGGCATATCTATTTTTCTCCTCGAACTAATTCTTATTGTGGTGAAATTCCTTTCTTGACATCTCAAGCATGAATACTTAATGCAACCTACCATTAGCATATCTATTTTCTCCTTGAATTAATTCTTGTGAAATTCCTCACTGACATCTCACCAGAGCCAAGCTAGAGCCACAATTAGATTGATACATTTCCGCTTTGCTTACAAACTTTTGAGACTGCATGCTGACACTCCGACTGGCAGCCCTTTTTGTCGATGAGATCAATTTATGGCTGCTGGAGGTGATGCATATGTTTTTTGGTGTTGGCATGTTGACGAACTCATTTTCTACATGAACTGGAAGAGGCCTTCAATTAAGGGTTCCTTGATGTTTTTTTCACTTAGATCAATTAAagatcatttttttcaagGACCATATTGAACTtcgaggagagagaaaaaaactgCTTCCGTGCCGAAAGTTATGCTTATAGAGCCTGCAAATTATAACTCACAACAATCCAACATTTTCACATAAGACCACAAAACCTGGATGGCGATAGAATGCCAAATGTTTAAAATCacaaacagaaaagaaaataaaatgttactcGAGAATTTgacaacacacacacatgaaCCCTTTCTCTCGACATGTACGAAACTcatacataaaataatatcaacTCATGAACAGATTTCCCTCAAAACGTGATTTTCAAATAACCAATCAAACTAGTGATTTAGAAACTTGAATCACATGAGGCATAATCAAGTGAACGAGACATTTCCCCCGTTTGATCTTCCATCTCATTGCAGAGTGGAAAGGAATATACATGAAGCAGAAATGCCAAACCCGTATGTAGTTCCTTTCCCTAATGGCGGAAGCATATAGTTCTGTCTATCTACTATTTGCATTTATGAGAAGAGAGATTATAGTCATCCCTGTTTGGCATTACAAACCTCTGTCCCGCAAAAGTATTAGACAGTTGAGATGTCAACTCGGCTTTTATGAAGCTGAAATGCTGGGGTGATCCAGCTTCCACAACTACATTGGATGCCTGACCAATTAAAGTATCCAAGACGAGCTTCACAATGAGCACAAGATAGTTTCCCTTCCAATGCACCTTCTTCAACTggataataaaagtaaaatcattCAGCATTGGATTTTTTATACATGGAGATTCTATGGAATGTTTTCTCATGGCTTGAACATCAAGTGCATTTTTTAATGGACTTTCTAAAcgtttaaaaacttgtttattagtgaaaaaataaaaagtgtttataaacatttagAAAGTCAATTCAAACTCACCCTAAATTTTCTAGACCTTAACAGCCTTTTTTCCACTAGGACAAAACATTAGTCCAAGTAGTCTATTGTGTGCTGCAAGGCTGTTAATTTAATCCAGCTTTTCAATGACTGCGTCTAAATTATCAGATATTACAAGATATGGCAGAGGTTGCAGGATTGATTTACCTCCTGTCATCCACCGAAGGGGCTCAACAAAAATGGATGAACACTCAGGTTCCTCTGACTTATTAAAAGGGTTTCCACTTTTTCTCTTATACCAGTCAAAGGACGTCTCACCTTCCCCAGGAATGTGATCCACCACATTTTCCAGCAAGGCGACCAGTCTTCGACATTTCTTGCAGCGGTATGCACGTGCATGGGAAAAATCTACTTGTTGAGATGACTGTACCTCTGAAGCAACTTCACGGGACAAGCCTGGATCTGCTCCAAGTTTagaaatgttgattttttccCCACGATTATAGGACTCACCTGAAGAGgcaataaataatataaatgaataaGCAA of the Cucumis sativus cultivar 9930 chromosome 3, Cucumber_9930_V3, whole genome shotgun sequence genome contains:
- the LOC101222161 gene encoding protein GAST1 — encoded protein: MGRKQVIEILLFVVMLLNCVLLVHNLAISEAPTPQPQTSSNYSNPMHGVTEGSLQPQECGARCTGRCSKTAFKKPCMFFCQKCCAKCLCVPYGTYGNKQTCPCYNQWKTKRGGPKCP